The following DNA comes from Archangium lipolyticum.
ATGTCGCCGTGCCCGAACGGCTCCAGGCCGCAGGTCTTGCAGCGGTCCCGGTCGGCGGCCGGCGTCTTGCCGAGACGGACGAGGCTCTCCTGGCCGCTCAGGAGGCGGAAGGCCGCCGGCTTCGTGTGGCACCCCCACCATCCGCTCTTGCTGCAGTAGGTGCAGTTGCAGCGGGTCGTCCCGGCGCCGAGGTCGAGCTCGGCCTCGAAGCGGACGGCGCCACAGTGACAGCTGCCCCGGTAGGTGCGAAGGCCCGAGAAGT
Coding sequences within:
- a CDS encoding GFA family protein, producing the protein MSNFSGLRTYRGSCHCGAVRFEAELDLGAGTTRCNCTYCSKSGWWGCHTKPAAFRLLSGQESLVRLGKTPAADRDRCKTCGLEPFGHGDIPELGGEYYSVNIRCLDGVDLSGVPVHYLDGLHDTWGLIAEGSYVNPFGKAGGLA